The proteins below come from a single Synechococcus sp. WH 8101 genomic window:
- a CDS encoding type II toxin-antitoxin system HicB family antitoxin, with amino-acid sequence MSYRIRLLETDGGWSVSCLDLPGCHSQGDSRDEALLNIREAIQLWLEVEAEEAGVKTVETLELAV; translated from the coding sequence ATGTCCTACCGCATACGCCTGCTGGAAACCGATGGAGGCTGGTCGGTGAGTTGCCTTGATCTGCCCGGCTGTCATTCCCAGGGAGACAGCCGCGATGAAGCGCTGCTGAACATCCGCGAAGCGATCCAGCTCTGGCTGGAGGTGGAGGCAGAAGAGGCCGGCGTGAAAACAGTGGAGACGCTGGAGCTGGCGGTCTGA
- a CDS encoding glycoside hydrolase family protein, translating to MPLTPEGWTLLKSWEGCELSAYPDPASGGAPWTIGYGHTGPDVVPGLTISQAQAEAWLKQDAAVAADAVDRLLRGVDLTSRQRDALISFCFNVGAGALEHSTLRKRLLAGEPAAAVIAEELPRWCKGPNGPVEGLIRRRAAEVAHAASQTRAQQEASEPLQLLDAVRHHRDLPHQRQAWQLLQRSLTAEQLIAFATAFRASGTEATATRPPKAPAKPGLLRLPVPYLSQNDSVTGQGSRMCFASSCAMAAAYLKPVALNGNSQLDDQYLALVQRYGDTTDASAQVAALRSLGLKARFRTDGCIDHLIAQLQRGIPCPVGWLHQGPVSSPTGSGHWSLVIGWDPAKRQFLMHDPNGEADLINGGYVTTAIGSGEAQRYSERNWGRRWMVEGAGSGWWIEISAGT from the coding sequence ATGCCACTCACCCCCGAGGGCTGGACCCTGCTCAAAAGCTGGGAGGGCTGCGAACTGTCGGCCTATCCCGATCCCGCCAGTGGCGGTGCTCCCTGGACCATCGGCTACGGCCACACCGGGCCAGATGTGGTGCCTGGGCTGACGATCAGCCAGGCGCAAGCCGAGGCCTGGCTCAAGCAAGATGCGGCCGTGGCGGCCGACGCTGTCGATCGGTTGCTCCGGGGTGTTGACCTGACGTCTCGCCAGCGCGATGCCCTGATCAGCTTCTGCTTCAACGTGGGGGCAGGAGCGCTGGAGCACTCGACCCTCCGCAAACGCCTGCTTGCTGGTGAACCAGCGGCGGCGGTGATCGCCGAGGAGCTGCCCCGATGGTGCAAGGGCCCCAATGGTCCGGTGGAAGGGCTCATACGACGCCGGGCGGCTGAGGTGGCCCATGCGGCAAGCCAAACCCGAGCGCAGCAAGAGGCCTCAGAACCGCTCCAGCTCCTGGACGCCGTGCGTCACCACAGGGATCTCCCCCACCAGCGTCAGGCCTGGCAGTTGCTCCAGCGCAGCCTCACGGCCGAGCAGTTGATCGCCTTTGCCACCGCCTTTCGGGCATCAGGCACAGAAGCCACAGCAACCCGACCGCCCAAAGCTCCAGCCAAACCAGGCCTGCTCCGGCTCCCCGTTCCGTACCTGAGCCAGAACGACAGCGTCACCGGCCAGGGCAGCCGCATGTGCTTTGCCTCCAGCTGCGCCATGGCCGCTGCCTACCTGAAACCCGTAGCCCTCAACGGCAATAGCCAGTTGGACGATCAATACCTGGCCCTGGTGCAGCGCTACGGCGACACCACTGACGCCAGCGCCCAGGTGGCGGCGCTCCGGAGCCTGGGGCTAAAGGCGCGGTTCAGGACGGATGGCTGCATCGACCACCTAATCGCCCAGCTCCAACGCGGCATCCCCTGCCCGGTGGGTTGGCTGCATCAAGGCCCTGTCTCCTCCCCCACGGGCAGCGGTCACTGGAGCCTGGTGATCGGCTGGGATCCTGCCAAGCGCCAGTTCCTCATGCACGACCCCAACGGCGAGGCCGATCTCATCAACGGCGGCTACGTCACCACGGCGATCGGCAGCGGCGAGGCGCAGCGTTATTCCGAGCGCAACTGGGGTCGCCGCTGGATGGTGGAGGGCGCCGGCAGCGGCTGGTGGATAGAGATCAGCGCGGGGACCTGA